TTTTATGGATTCACCATTCCGACCTTTACAAATAGCTTCCGGCCACAAGATGATGGTTTTGCTGATGTGAATAAATATTTGTCCGTTcttttaaaagcatttttgaTGGAGTGCATAATGTCTTTATGCTGTCCACTTTTATTAGCAACGCTGATGTTTACCGACCAGTCGTTTAAACACACGTCAATATGATGCGGAACAGTTTGATCCAATGCAAAGGCTATCATTTTTTCAGGAGGGTTTTTCTatcttttgtttcttcctgGTGGGTCTTCCTTCCAATAGTGGGCAAGGGATCTATTGTGGGCACTATTCGGGGAAGGATAAAATTCAGCTTTATTAACATTCGGCAGGGCTTGgcatttttattaatatcaAGTATCACATAATGTACAACGTTGAATACCATTCCTTATCTGTTTCTCTAACAATTGTGCCTTCTCCATTGTTCTTCAACAGCCCAACCAAAGGTGGCGTTTTCTCTGGCGTCTCGTCGAAGGTAACGGGTTGGCTTGGTAATGCCTCCATCCCGTCGATGCCAGCCATTCCGACGGTCTCGATGCCCGCGATGCCAGCGATGCCTTCGATGCCCTCGATCCCGGGACTGCGGAAGGCGAACCAGACAGACGAAAACGGTGGCATCACGAACGAGGGCCTGGTCACGTCGCCCGAGAAGGCTAGTCAAGGTATTGCCGGCTCGACGGATGCTGCCGATGAGGAGGACCGGTCAAGGTATATTAGGTAAATGGGCCTATACataattgattgaaatttgaaaatcCCGCAGTGCTAATGAATTAGAAGGGCGAGAGAAAAGGAACGAGAGTTGGATAGTGTCACTGACGCAAAATAATagagaacacacacacgcgcgcgcgcgctatACTATGGACAGAGTGGTTATGTCGATCGGTTCTTAGAGCACTGATGTTATCGTATGTTGTGGTGTTTTAGTGACACTCGAAACTCAAAGAGTACTTAATGCGTCCGATTAACGGATCATATTGAGCATGTTCTTTCCTACTTTATTAGTTTAGACCTAGATTCCTTTCCTCAACAAAATAGgactttcttttttctattaCTTGTGGTTAGTCTTCTAGTAATTTTGTGGATGTAGTTAATTAAGCTAGATGGAAGCTAATTAAAAAAGACAAATAGTCGTTGGCTGCCTTCAATATATCATTAAGTacctaaaaataatttattattagctAGTTCCACCATTAAGCCAACAGTAGCTTAGATGTTTTCCATTACTTCGTTTCGTAATGTCCATTTTTGTCCGTTATTTGCCGAATATTAGATAATTGTTGCATGTTATGCTTCAGTTCGTGTTTGTATCGTGTTTGGGAATAATGAATATGATTGCAGATTGATAAAGATGCGTTTAATTTATGGTTACTAGAATAGATTGGATTATTGTGCCGAGTGCAAAATCAGAACGGTTACGAGAGCTTCTATTTCAATTAGATTAGAATCTGCAACTTAGGTTTGGTCAAATATGGAACTGTGCAACAGCCCGTTACTTGCGAATATCTTGTGCAATCGATAATTTCATTATACCCAATGTGTGAACGTAACACATTAATCCGGAAATCATGAGCAATTAGTTGCGTGTGGACTGCACGATACCACATTGCGGCTAACAGTGACCGGTTAGGAAAGGCTCTCTGCCAGACCAGTCGGTGGTAAAATGTTAATGAAATCATTCGGCATGATTTCCGGCTCGTCTTTCTCGGAACGTACGGTCCGCCGATCCGCCACGTACGGTTTGAAGACGAGACCCTTTTTTTTACGATGCAATGTAACAAGTTAACATGTGGTCCTAGTagaagttagaaaaaaataacacatcgATCTATGGCAGCAAGTTACAGCAGccatggaaggaaaaaaagaaggaaaacagaaCCCAATTATCTGTACAATCTGTTGACAACGGTTTGAACACGTTGACGTCCCGAGGGAGAAACCAGTTTGTCACGTAGTGCGCTCCATCACGTTAACACCAGCGGGTGGtggttttccgtttcatccggTGCTCACTGAGCTTCCGGTGACATCCGGAGTTTGGAGTGCCTTTCCAGGCCGATACTGTCCGGCGTAAGCTTTATGGCAGGCTGATTATTGTTGCAGTATGGTGGGTAGGCACCAGTAATCGATGGCACCACCTCCCATCCTGCAGCTACTGCTGTTGTCTAATCGACGGTAGCGAGAACGACGGTGGTCTCGTGCAACGCCGCATGGACGTCTGTTTACTGTTGGTTCCCTGCCGGGGTGACGCATTAAAACACTAATCAAATCCTGCTCGTTCGTCCTGGTTGACTGGTGTGCAAGTCCGTCGTTTACTGCCACTGACAGATTGCTGGTGGTCACTGGCAGTGATGCTGAATAGTGAATTAATTTAGATTTGCCGTCCTTGTAACCGGCAGACAGTGATGTCGGGCGAGATAAAGCAAGCCAGTTGTAAAGTAATTGACCGGTTTTGTAGAAAACACATTGTTCGCCTTGTAAATCTGTGACATTTGCAAGATAATATTTAGCATTGACAAAAGAACACCACAGCATGTTGGTGTGGAAGAAATGTCTGTAATTTCCATGacttttgtttggtgtgtttgtttttatttctctcccGAATGTGTGTTTAGTAATTGTTTTGCCTCCTCTGGGTTTGGTTTTATTACCTTTTTCTCTTCCCCTACCGATCTTTCCGTGACATTGTTAGTATGTAAGCGCTTGCGAAGTAGATCCTTTGCATAGTTGTGAAAATAATCGCAGCGTAAGTTTACCCATGCTGCTCTCACCCAATTGGCACTGTTTGGCTCGTCTACGCCAGTACGCCACCGCTCACCACattgtttcaattaaaatttacaatGATCAATCACGATGACCACGATCGCTATCACTATCACTGTTTGTCATTACCGTCTAGCCGGCGGTGGCccctttttgtgtttcattttgcaTCGCATCCTTTATGCATTAAGCTAAACCATCGTGTGTAAAATAGTTTCACATAAAGTTGTTTTGATCACTAACCACTAATTCGACTCAGCCTTAGCTCATCATTAGCTCAAATCGACCAACATCCAACAACTCGTACTACTTATTCTCTCGATCTGCACtcctttatttttgtttgcaaatagCTCAACGCATTGCCACTCATGATACACTCATGATCTCTCAACCACTCCGTagtttattttaacaaaaaaaaaaactagtaaAATCCAAAAATTCCTAGACAATAGAACAGAGCCGGTTAAAGTAAAACGAGTAATATCAGAACAAAATATACAAAACCAAATACCGCAACAACTACCAACTTCATCAGCAAACAACATAaaaggcaaaaagaaaactatatATATACTTTTCTCTTTGAATAGATAACtcatgaaaaatttcttcatttgtGTATGGCCCATTTGAACTCTAGTTTtaagtaaatatttgtttagtGTGTACAATAATTCATTAACCGTTACCATTACGTTTATTGGTTTGTCAAAATTAACGCACTCGCATACAACTTCATCCCCACccacatgtgtgtgcgtgtcacGAGGCAAAAGTGGAACAGACGAATCGTGTTTCTCCGAGATCACCGGACCTGGAGGTTTCGCTGTTCGCATGCTTTCATCTGTTCCTCTTAAGTGTATCCGATTGTTGTGGGTTGTCTGCTGTGACAGTATTGAATAATTGATTTATAGCGCAAAGTTACACATGAAACACCACAGTAGTCCATGCGATGGAGCAGCCCAGTCGTTCACGGATCTACCGCCGTTTTgggcatttgttgttttttttttgttgtcaagTTATTCCACATCCGTTTcagttttttggtttgttttcgcGTATCGCAacattattttctgttttttgttatggtACTTTTTTGGTTAcctgtttcttgttttctttcctcaACCTTTATTCAACACATCCATAACCCATTCATAACTCACCCAGGATGAAGGTGAAGGTGTGAACAGAACCCACtagcatcaacaacatcaacagtaCCAACTACTAAAATAACCACAACTACAGTAACAAtaacagcagcaccaacagcTGATACTCTCACACCAATGGAAGAAATGGAGCAAATGtagaataacaaaacaggaacCATCCGTTATGCCCCGAAGCATAGTATGAACGAATACATACAAAATTCCTACCACAGCATTGACATCCACTCCACGACCGGATCGTGCAAATCGCAACTAAGCTCGACCAATTGGAATGTATAGTGCAACATGGCGGACGAAGCTTACCGACACACTTGTACACGTTCCACTCAAGTTTATGTGTTCAGCACTATCCATCATCGGGCATGTGACAGCTCCTCTGGGCACGATACGTGGAAGGTCAAGGGGTGCGAGTTTTCAAGTCATGCTCCAAGACTTAGAAGTCCGTTTTTATAAGTTTATGGGTAGTGGTGGCAATTATTGCTCGTAAAAGATTAACTTTTACGTCTAATTCATGGCTATAATGTTCTCACATTCGACTGTTATTGCGTACTGTTATTGAAGTGCGTTTTATGCCTGTAAAAACAAGTCTCGCTTGTGTGATGTGTTTAACAAGATTAGTGTGTAAGATGCACAATGTTTTTCATTACACCATCTGAAATCTCTCGGATATTGCCAAATGCAACTGTGTGACATTCATGCCCAAGATTTACATGCAGGAGATGATCGTCTACTGAACACTAGACCCTTAATTATCCATTGTGTAAGCAAGCCAAAATCGCTTCCTAGTTTTAGCAAGGTTTTACGAAATGGGGTTTCTAAAAACttgataaaacaacaaaaaaatcttgcAATTGCGGCACTAATTTTAGAAAATGATTCAGAAATGAATCGATCGACTCTAAACCCCAATCGTTTACCCCGAACTGAATGGTGTCGGGATTACTTTCATCACCATTTTCCTTATCCTTTCTTTATGTGCTTGATGTCAAAGCTGGTTCGAAAAGCTTTCCGCGGCAGGGACACTCGAAAAATGTCAAGGATTGGAACAGGATCGAAACTATTCATCCGACCTGGAGCACTTTCCCGGATAAAACTGCTGTCGGATTGATGAATAGtgacatattttttttgtaccagCTACAGGTTCTCCTTTACCGTATGTCAGCCCTTTATGTTCGTTAAAAAGGTTTCATTCTCTTCGTTTGATTCgaattttttctttctacaAAAAGCAAAGACGGCAACTCATCGAGTGTCAACCCGCTGGACGTGCCCTTTTTGCCGCCGGCTTCTGCCGTAAGGTTTGAATCCGTTTTTCGGTTCACAGTTTTCTCATAAACTGCTATCGGCCAATGTGACGTGTTTTTGTGGGGTGAAAATTAGGATTagataaagaagaaaagcgACATTGCGTGTTCTCGGGGAGTGCCATTGTGACGGAAAAAGGTTGCAGGGATGGGTGTAGTAATGACCTTTGCGAATGACGGGAATGTTCTATATTGATTCTGTTCGTTGTGGGCAGACGTTTCTCCCAAATAAAATTCTCTCCATAATATCTAGAGTACATCTTGTTCCAATTTCGTTCCCTTCTACACCAATATCCAATGTGCTTAACTGTCAGCCTCGAAAAAAATCTAATCTGTTTAGCAAATTATACACAGCACAGCATAACGCAAATAAGTTCCATCAGCAAAAACTGTAATGCACTACGCCATGAATATTGTATGGATTTTCCTCTTTCAATTAAATAGCATATACTTTTCTCCCTTCCTTGTCACGTTTCTCCACATACCACTCTCGTTGTCTTACCATACGCCAGCAGACCGCAGGAAAGGTAGAGTTAATTGTTGGCTTCTTTACTGCACTTTCATGCTCTTATTGCGTTGTTCAGTTTCAATCTTGATGGCTTTGTTTTCGTACTTTCTTCCCACTTGTTTTAGtcaacatttttgtttgtttttttcttttcgttcactttttccattccatgtTAATCAACGTGCTTCTTTTAGCGTGGTTTTCATTGGCTGTACCTTTTTGTGTCTTGCCACACTAAAGCGGCAGCGTGAAAATTAGTCCAATTATCAACTACCCTTTTAAacgtgtgtttattttacatcGCGGCATTTGGATTGTGCTTTTGCTTTACGCAAtctgggttgtttttttattactttttaacGTCTTATTTTCTTGCACTGCGCGGTTTGTCGGTTTTGCGGCGAAATGTTTATCCCAACCCCGTGTTGGCGCGTGACAATGGTACTTATACCGCGAATTTTACTCCACCTGAGTTCATAAACTTTTCAGTGCAATTTGTGTGTACgtcttcgtttgtttcttgGAGCCGCCATCTTTCTAAAACGCACTCATTTCGCTACAATAATCTCATCGAGCGAAATCGGTATTTcgtgttgctgtttttatatcatttaTACAGCGATATTGGATGTCAAATAGACGAACAACTGCAGAATATTCTATGCTGAACAATTATTAAGAAATGTTTATTATGGCGGAGCATTGTACAACATTAACACAATGAAGCCGTTTTAGATAAAATCAGGCAGATCATATTTGCacgctttttttaaatttattacaccATGGTGTTACTCGAAATGTGTAATGTATTCACTTAAGtaatttagcaaaaaaaaaagttttaaagcatattttttgataaaacctgtgcttgtttttaattgtaaatttgcaaacaaactTTTATATTATTGTTTCCATTGTTCGCCTTTTTCCTACGGAAGTTAGTGGATAGCTTTCCTGTAGATGTTTTACCATGTTCGTATATTTCAATTACTTCGTACGTTATGTGCGACTATGCAGTTGGTTAAAACTCAGTAGACCCATTAGAAACTGGCAAGACTCATCTGATTTATCTGAAAGTATCGAATTGTGTTCCAAACTAGTTTAGATACTCCATCATAATTGGTTCCATCAATCGAGTACAGTTGCAAATCAATTCATTTGTTTGCAGTTGCAATTCTATACTGTTAGTGTTATACACTGAAATAAAACTTTACTCTCTTTTTACTCTCTTAGCCCAACACGTTACTGTTTACACTTATATTCGTACACTTACACAAACCCTTGAACGATGTCTGTCACTTTATTTTGCATAACCCATGCAACTTTTAgctgttgtttttcgttatttttgtcttttgcataaaacatattactaaaaaattatttaaattgaaaaaaaaaacacactttttaccatttttcccattttcttcacTTCCTTAACTTACTCTTGCTAATATCTCTTTTCACTTTCTCCTTTTGTACACCTATTTAATCTAACTCGAAATGTTACATCTTTTTTCCAAATACACAACTTACACTATCTACTTCTTAAGTCAATGCtgcgttaatttttttttctggcgtGTTGTTTTATCCTTTGGTTATCGAATGTACAAGTTTAATGCTCTTCGAATGCATTTTCTATATTTTGGctatttttattcgttttgtttttgtctgacAGAAAGCAGTTTTGCTTTAATATTTATTCGCTGTGTCTATTTAAGTATTTTGTTCGTCTATTCATTCGAATCATGCTAAAGATGtacgtttgtgtttgtgtttttgtttaatttaccaCCATACAGTGCCACTGGAGGAGCAGATTCACGTCCTGCAACCGGCCCCGGAACACCAACTGAAGAAAATGCTGGACAAATCGGGCAAGGTAATGGTTTGGAACAGAGCAAGGAGAGAAACTCCATGCATGTAAAGATCGATGttaaaatgatttgttttcttgtttgtgtTCGTTTAGTCACACATAAAGTCACCGCCGGTGCTAAATCGATTGGTTCGTTCCTGTACTCTTCGTTCAATAAAGCTGGTGATAAGATCAAACATCTAAAAGATAACGTAAGTATTAAAGCATGTTAATTGAAAACTCTAAATAAAGCTAATCATTTCATACATTTCGGGTTGGGTGCATTGAATATCGAAAACAGAGTATTCTGGGTGAATTTAGCAAGGAGCAAGAGGCATTCATCAAAAATCAACAAGGAGGTGGCGGTGCCGGTGCATGTCCGTGGACCGGACATGCTAATGAGGCAAAGATCAAGGAGGAAATTCTCAGTCTTTCAGCTGTAAGTTGTGTTCGGTGGACATGATCCAATGAAGATATCGAAGAACCAATCAAGCAATATAACGATCCCGCCTCTTACAGGATCGCCGAAATTTCGTCCGAGCACCACCGGCAGGTGTTGAATTCGATTTTGACTACGACTCGTCTTACCCAGTCGCATTGGCCATCATGAATGATGATAAGGAACTGGAAAAGATGCGATTCGAATTGGTTCCCAAAATGTGAGTAATATTTTACCGCTTGAATGCATCATGCTCTCAAAAAACACCTAGCATAGTGTACTAATAACTGCTTGTATTTTATTCACAGTATCACGGAAGAAAGCTTCTGGCGTAACTACTTCTATCGTGTATCCTTGATATGTCAAGCGGCCGATTTGGGCACTCTGGGCGATAATAATGAGTTCGTTAAACGAGGCGCTAGTGAAGATACAGAGGGTAATGTACACTAATACCTTTACTTCAATGTGTCCTGTTTCTGTCTGATGAAACGCCGCCCCCCATGCAAATGATTTTTCTCCCGATCCATTGTTCCGTTTATTTATGGTCCATTGCGATATTAGCAGAAGTTTTGCCTACATTTtgcatgtttaaaaaatactttacAACGAAAGAACGGTTTTGTTGAGCttactggttttgtttttttctttacgttACCTTCCAAAAATTTGTAGCAATTGCAATATCGTGTAGCTTCCACGTGGTATGATAGTCGTACAGTTTTGAGATATAGAAAATCACTCTAGAATAGACTAGTCACTCGCTTAATCTCGATGTCTCGTTCGAAACCTTGCACCCTTAAGCAAAACGTCAAGGTTAAGCCAAAAATTCGACAAAACCACTTGTGATTAATACGAAAAGGATGTTATGTTcgtacgttttgttttgaaacgtATCTTTTCTCTTCATTTATAAGTAGGTTAtgtttatattgttttttttctttttaatttatcattttaatttcacCACCAACATTACTGTAAAAAGATAGCGAAAGAACCTCATCTGTTGGGTCAATACTGAATCAAAGCGGTGACGTaagctcgcctgcttccagcCCTGATGAGCAAGTCGTTCCAGCACCGATCACGCCAGAGAAAACGACAAAAGAGCACACTAGTCGTACCGCCAATGTTTTGCAATCTGCACCCAGTGGTTCCGTCGGTaccagcaaacacacacacagtgagtTCATTTCTGACAGCTTTCATACAAATGAACAAGATCTGGAAGAGGTGAAAGCTGGCATGAAAAAGCTCGGTATCGATAGCCTTGCCCAACAGGCAAATGAATCGATCGGACTTGAATCCGAAAAAAGCGGTAAGCAAATGATAATGGCGACGCCTTAAATGGGTCGAAACAAGAAGTACAACGTAACAAATCGTAATCATAAAATCATCTTACAGTAGTGTGAGTTCAAGTTGCATACTTGTCTCAagttttgaaataataatgttttcatTATTATAAACTTCATAACGTCCTTATAATGTGCTTTATTAACCATACCTGACCAATGACCAACTGTGATCAAGGTATTCACATTTGGTGCAGCAGTATAGCATTTCCGTGTGCAAACTCGACTATTTTCACATGTAGCACAATTCAGTGATTGTTTCGAGCGAAATGGACACACCGTGTACAGTGGCattacagaagaaaactacAGAAACATTGTCTTATCGTCGCTTAAATTGCTTGATTTTCAAAATAGTGCTTATCAGTTGCAATGCATGCATATTTGACCGATACTCAATATTATGGCAAATTTTGGGAAACATTCGCACCAGCAATACTAACACTAGATAGCGCGTATGGCTTGTAGACTAAATAGAAGCAGTAACAATAGTCATGCAGTTTCGGCGATTTATGTACAACAGTCAATATCTTTTAACCTTTTTGCAGATAAGCAAGCAAACAGCCGCATAACCACCGGTAGGTTGGTTTCTGATTATTAGTCTTACCCTTAGTTGAAAAAGTGTGGTCTGTGATTTAAACGCTTAAGATTTTTACCGAAATGCCCGATATGCCCTACCGATCGCGTTCCAGCAAGTACGTCCATCCGTATTTTCCATATCCTATTCGATTCCTTAGTTGCGTACAGAGAAAGATACTGGAAGAAGCTAAACAGTTAAAGCAACACACACTAAATATGACGAAAACGAGAATGTAATCACGttataaatgattttaatcGTGTTGGCGATTGTGTTTGCATAGATAAGCTCAATGCACGAGAGTCATCTATTATATTAGTCTATCCCATTCTCTGCCCATTACAGATGATCGTTTGAAAAATGGGCCAGTGTTACGGAATTGTTGTAACATACGCTTTCCCTAAAATTCTTCATCCTATCGCTTCACAAATTCCACCCACTCATCTGATATCAGACCGATGCAGATGGTCAGAACTGTTCTATTTGCTAACGGTAGGCGATAGTGTTTTAATTTCTCGAATTTATCTCTATCCTTTACTGCATATCTGGATgtatctctcgctctctctctctgtgtctCTCTTCCTTTGATTGCTGATGCAACCTCTTCTAATCATTTGTGTGTACTGTGTAATGCTAGAATAACAAACGCAATACCATCTTTTGGGcaacaatacaaaaacagTGCTATTAGTGTTGTTTCTGAAATTGTTTCTAAAATTTCCTGTCCCATGTTCATTCAATCATTGCATTTGCCTGTTTATTGGAattcacatttttcttttatgatcAAAATTATCTCTGTTGAAAAGGATAGAACAATAGCATTTGAAAGTCTTCGAAAATTGTACCATACTGAAGTCTTCCACTGTGGTATGACAGAGAGTAAGATTGAAATAGAATTAcgtttaacacaaaaaaaaatccttgtCATCTTTCCTTTTTGATACCACTTATAGTTAAATACAATTCCTTCACATTCCTTTGCATTCCTATATAAGAGAAAGCGAAAGAGacaaaacaaacctttttGTACAAAGATACAACCAAAAATTTTGTACAACAGCACAAATCGGTGGCGTACAATTCGAGAAAACATATCTATTAGCGTGCATAGTTGTGTCTGCATTTCTTCTACACTCTCGCACTGTCTGGTCTGGTGAAGCGCTCTGTCCGCACAAACCCTGGCTTGTTGATGCTGATGCTTGTCCATGTATCGCGCACACTGGTGTCCTTGCTGAGTAACCGATATGTTATGTGCGAATGTGGTGATTTGCCTGCGTGTGTTcctttgtgtttttgtgcgtGCGTAGGtgacaaatagtttaaaaaatcTGAGGAAAGTATCCACATTTGCTTTAGAATAGTTCCTCCTATCAATGTGCGAATGCGTGGTACAAAACGGGGATTTAACGATGTTTAATATCAGCCGATGTGTTGATTCGCTTACCGCTTACGAAGCCGTAGTGATTATTTCCATTCAAAATTTCCTTACCATCCTGATGTGCTGTAGTCTTCTTTGTAATGCATTAAGAACGGGATGTGCTTCCATATGTAGCTcgtatgtgtgtctgtttgtgtCTGTTATATTTTACCTCAAACGgttttacattaaaaattgTATGCGAAATGCATAACCTAGTCGCAGCGAAAATCTACATATATTGTGTGtcttttgaacattttttaatGACTGACATGAAAATGTACCACCAATGTGTgtcaacaacataaaacaaaaaaaaaaaacaaaatgtaacagTGTTTCCAGGAACGGGAATCATCGAACACATTTACCCAACATATGTTTATATACGGATATGTTTACGTTGGTAAAGTAAAGTTGGTGGTTTTGCAAATTATTACTAACCATTTTGTATTGACTCGTTGTATTTACATCTTTTCATATAATTGAAACACGCTAAACACGTGTTCGTTCATTACATTTTCGTTACaacataattaaatcaatGCTGCATGTTCTTTTTCAAACTAGACGACAATGTTTTTTTGGCTTTTCCGTTGCGTTCTtagttttcctttctcttAAGTACAATCatttcccgagatacgcgaataatgcgtgcctGATAAATTTGCGTAATTCCTTTTATAATATTGCTTACATTTTGGAATCAGGAATCGAATAATTCTTTGCACGTTACGAGGCACATTcataattgatttttcttcgtttatttTGATAATTAGAGaaaaaattttcccaaaataatttttattaaagttaAATGCAATGTGTTtgtgggaaaatgggaaatttggcaaattgaatttcacataccaaaaaaaaacacgaactgTAAAAATTTTATGATTCACGTAACTCGAATCCGcataactcgggaaatgacttGTGTATTTTCTTTACCATTGCTGTGTTAATTGTCCATGCTACGTGAAAAGAAGTAATGAATGTTGTCGCTTGATTTTAACACCACTTGAGTCAAGCAAAATATTTACCTCCAAACATAACAATACGTAATTTTAATTCTTTAGTTGAATTTTAATTGCCATTGATTCAAAGTTTACCGCCTAGTGTTCATGTGGTTATACATTTGTGAAAAATTTAGCAATTAATCGTATTGCGGTATTGGGAATAATTAGGGATAAATAGCCGCGTCAGATTAAATATGAGAAAAATGTTTGCAGATAAacgtttagaaaaaaaacacttctttcCTCTAAAATTTGACCATTGAGGATCTACCGTTTTTATGCTCGTGCAGCTTGAAAGACCCGCCGCACAGAGCCTACAGGATGTTCAATGAGCTTCTTGCTGTTTTGTAAGAATTACCGGAAGTGTATTTGCAATAATTTGCAGTACATTGTCAAAGGATTAAGAGCACTAATTTAATCTGATtaatattcatgaatctgaatgattgttttaactaaatgaatggatttaaatctttttttctgAACATTGACAAAGCCTCATTTATTGATAACTGttcagaaattaaataaatgataatttgATTTCAGGCTATTTTTAGCTTTGGAAGTAAGAGCTTTTATGCAGATGAAATAACTCAAACAAATGACCCCTCCAAGCTAGATTTTGATTGCATGAACCGATCGAGACTTGATTTGTTGCTAGTAACTATTTTAGTTTTAAGGGAAAGTCTGTCAGTGAttattttttgaaaactgAAGAATCAATTTAATTAGAATATTTGAGCTAAACTGAACTGATCCGATTTGGTATTCCGAAATTGGCATAAATTCAGAACGAGAGAGTAATGAACCTTTGACAACTGacgaatcttttgagagtcgagtactgatttgaatgactcctcagtGTTGATTCATGTAAAAGACTCTTCTCATAAAAATCATGAAGCAC
The Anopheles moucheti chromosome 2, idAnoMoucSN_F20_07, whole genome shotgun sequence genome window above contains:
- the LOC128298918 gene encoding synapse-associated protein of 47 kDa isoform X4, with the translated sequence MNMFSGLTNQVTSWIGAAKGEPQDEEVPTPPNSAATTATATTSGATAATTATADATGAAAGGDGGDKSPTKGGVFSGVSSKVTGWLGNASIPSMPAIPTVSMPAMPAMPSMPSIPGLRKANQTDENGGITNEGLVTSPEKASQGIAGSTDAADEEDRSRYISATGGADSRPATGPGTPTEENAGQIGQVTHKVTAGAKSIGSFLYSSFNKAGDKIKHLKDNSILGEFSKEQEAFIKNQQGGGGAGACPWTGHANEAKIKEEILSLSADRRNFVRAPPAGVEFDFDYDSSYPVALAIMNDDKELEKMRFELVPKIITEESFWRNYFYRVSLICQAADLGTLGDNNEFVKRGASEDTEDSERTSSVGSILNQSGDVSSPASSPDEQVVPAPITPEKTTKEHTSRTANVLQSAPSGSVGTSKHTHSEFISDSFHTNEQDLEEVKAGMKKLGIDSLAQQANESIGLESEKSA